One stretch of Armigeres subalbatus isolate Guangzhou_Male chromosome 2, GZ_Asu_2, whole genome shotgun sequence DNA includes these proteins:
- the LOC134215990 gene encoding probable cytochrome P450 303a1 isoform X1, with translation MFWYYLACFIIVFVVFLYLDCIKPPNFPPGPKWYPIIGSALEIARTRQKTGMLCKAIKLIASNYDHKGVIGFKVGKDKTVMAISGDSLREMMNNEDLDGRPTGIFYETRTWGLRRGVLLTDEEFWQEQRRFIVRHLKEFGFARKGMAEIIGNEAEFVKNDFNAMVKAGNGSALVRMQSVFSVYILNTLWLMMAGIRYTKENKDLKYLQSLLHELFANIDMMGALFSHFPFMRFFAPKLSGYKQFVDIHNLMHKFIGAEVENHKQSFNETDEPRDLMDVYLKMLRSNREVPESFSQEQLLAVCLDMFIAGSETTTKTLGFAFLHLVRQRETQLKVQRELDDVVGRNRLPTLEDRVNLPYCEAVVLEALRMFMANTFGIPHRALRDTKLCGYDIPKDTMLVGMFRGMMLNDWESPTLFKPERFLKDGKIVIPPNFHPFGVGRHRCMGEMMGKANLFLFITTLFQSFDFLVPEGDPIPSDEPIDGATPSVRQYTALIVPR, from the exons ATGTTCTGGTACTATCTCGCTTGTTTCATTATAGTTTTCGTGGTATTTCTATATCTGGATTGCATCAAACCACCAAATTTCCCACCGGGCCCAAAATGGTACCCAATCATCGGAAGCGCTTTAGAGATAGCGCGTACCCGACAGAAAACAGGAATGCTGTGCAAAGCTATAAAGCTGATTGCTTCAAACTACGATCACAAGGGAGTGATTGGTTTTAAAGTTGGCAAAGACAAGACTGTTATGGCTATCTCTGGCGATTCGTTGCGTGAAATGATGAACAATGAGGATCTCGACGGAAGGCCGACTGGAATATTCTATGAAACGCGTACCTGGGGTCTGCGTAGAGGTGTTTTACTGACCGACGAAGAGTTTTGGCAGGAACAAAGGCGCTTCATAGTCCGCCACCTGAAGGAGTTTGGATTTGCCAGGAAGGGAATGGCCGAAATCATTGGAAATGAAGCCGAATTCGTGAAAAACGATTTCAATGCGATGGTGAAAGCTggaaacggttcggcacttgTACGAATGCAAAGCGTTTTTTCGGTGTATATCCTGAACACACTATGGTTGATGATGGCTGGAATTCGATATACCAAAGAAAATAAAGATTTGAAATATCTCCAATCGCTACTACATGAATTGTTCGCCAATATTGATATGATGGGTGCACTATTTAGTCATTTTCCGTTCATGCGATTTTTCGCACCGAAACTTTCTGGTTACAAGCAATTTGTTGATATACACAATCTTATGCACAAGTTTATTGGAGCGGAAGTGGAGAATCACAAACAATCTTTCAATGAGACTGACGAGCCACGTGATTTGATGGATGTCTATTTGAAAATGCTGCGATCTAATCGAGAAGTTCCAGAAAGCTTTTCGCAAGAGCAACTGTTAGCAGTTTGTTTAGATATGTTCATCGCCGGCTCGGAAACCACTACAAAAACATTAGGATTCGCATTCCTGCATCTGGTGAGGCAACGTGAGACGCAACTTAAAGTACAAAGGGAATTAGATGACGTCGTAGGACGAAATCGCCTTCCAACGTTAGAGGATAGAGTGAA cttGCCATACTGTGAAGCAGTCGTGCTTGAAGCCCTGCGTATGTTCATGGCGAATACCTTTGGTATTCCCCATCGAGCCCTGCGAGATACAAAGCTATGCGGATACGATATTCCAAAA GATACAATGCTAGTTGGAATGTTTCGCGGTATGATGTTGAATGACTGGGAATCACCAACACTCTTCAAACCGGAGCGGTTTTTGAAGGATGGTAAAATTGTCATTCCTCCCAACTTCCATCCGTTTGGCGTTGGTAGACATCGCTGTATGGGCGAGATGATGGGCAAGGCCAACCTTTTCCTCTTCATTACAACTCTCTTCCAATCCTTTGATTTCTTAGTGCCAGAAGGGGATCCTATTCCGTCCGATGAGCCGATTGATGGAGCTACGCCAAGTGTTAGGCAGTACACAGCATTGATTGTTCCTCGATAA
- the LOC134215990 gene encoding probable cytochrome P450 303a1 isoform X4, whose amino-acid sequence MLCKAIKLIASNYDHKGVIGFKVGKDKTVMAISGDSLREMMNNEDLDGRPTGIFYETRTWGLRRGVLLTDEEFWQEQRRFIVRHLKEFGFARKGMAEIIGNEAEFVKNDFNAMVKAGNGSALVRMQSVFSVYILNTLWLMMAGIRYTKENKDLKYLQSLLHELFANIDMMGALFSHFPFMRFFAPKLSGYKQFVDIHNLMHKFIGAEVENHKQSFNETDEPRDLMDVYLKMLRSNREVPESFSQEQLLAVCLDMFIAGSETTTKTLGFAFLHLVRQRETQLKVQRELDDVVGRNRLPTLEDRVNLPYCEAVVLEALRMFMANTFGIPHRALRDTKLCGYDIPKDTMLVGMFRGMMLNDWESPTLFKPERFLKDGKIVIPPNFHPFGVGRHRCMGEMMGKANLFLFITTLFQSFDFLVPEGDPIPSDEPIDGATPSVRQYTALIVPR is encoded by the exons ATGCTGTGCAAAGCTATAAAGCTGATTGCTTCAAACTACGATCACAAGGGAGTGATTGGTTTTAAAGTTGGCAAAGACAAGACTGTTATGGCTATCTCTGGCGATTCGTTGCGTGAAATGATGAACAATGAGGATCTCGACGGAAGGCCGACTGGAATATTCTATGAAACGCGTACCTGGGGTCTGCGTAGAGGTGTTTTACTGACCGACGAAGAGTTTTGGCAGGAACAAAGGCGCTTCATAGTCCGCCACCTGAAGGAGTTTGGATTTGCCAGGAAGGGAATGGCCGAAATCATTGGAAATGAAGCCGAATTCGTGAAAAACGATTTCAATGCGATGGTGAAAGCTggaaacggttcggcacttgTACGAATGCAAAGCGTTTTTTCGGTGTATATCCTGAACACACTATGGTTGATGATGGCTGGAATTCGATATACCAAAGAAAATAAAGATTTGAAATATCTCCAATCGCTACTACATGAATTGTTCGCCAATATTGATATGATGGGTGCACTATTTAGTCATTTTCCGTTCATGCGATTTTTCGCACCGAAACTTTCTGGTTACAAGCAATTTGTTGATATACACAATCTTATGCACAAGTTTATTGGAGCGGAAGTGGAGAATCACAAACAATCTTTCAATGAGACTGACGAGCCACGTGATTTGATGGATGTCTATTTGAAAATGCTGCGATCTAATCGAGAAGTTCCAGAAAGCTTTTCGCAAGAGCAACTGTTAGCAGTTTGTTTAGATATGTTCATCGCCGGCTCGGAAACCACTACAAAAACATTAGGATTCGCATTCCTGCATCTGGTGAGGCAACGTGAGACGCAACTTAAAGTACAAAGGGAATTAGATGACGTCGTAGGACGAAATCGCCTTCCAACGTTAGAGGATAGAGTGAA cttGCCATACTGTGAAGCAGTCGTGCTTGAAGCCCTGCGTATGTTCATGGCGAATACCTTTGGTATTCCCCATCGAGCCCTGCGAGATACAAAGCTATGCGGATACGATATTCCAAAA GATACAATGCTAGTTGGAATGTTTCGCGGTATGATGTTGAATGACTGGGAATCACCAACACTCTTCAAACCGGAGCGGTTTTTGAAGGATGGTAAAATTGTCATTCCTCCCAACTTCCATCCGTTTGGCGTTGGTAGACATCGCTGTATGGGCGAGATGATGGGCAAGGCCAACCTTTTCCTCTTCATTACAACTCTCTTCCAATCCTTTGATTTCTTAGTGCCAGAAGGGGATCCTATTCCGTCCGATGAGCCGATTGATGGAGCTACGCCAAGTGTTAGGCAGTACACAGCATTGATTGTTCCTCGATAA
- the LOC134215990 gene encoding probable cytochrome P450 303a1 isoform X3 has product MQQTVFVVFLYLDCIKPPNFPPGPKWYPIIGSALEIARTRQKTGMLCKAIKLIASNYDHKGVIGFKVGKDKTVMAISGDSLREMMNNEDLDGRPTGIFYETRTWGLRRGVLLTDEEFWQEQRRFIVRHLKEFGFARKGMAEIIGNEAEFVKNDFNAMVKAGNGSALVRMQSVFSVYILNTLWLMMAGIRYTKENKDLKYLQSLLHELFANIDMMGALFSHFPFMRFFAPKLSGYKQFVDIHNLMHKFIGAEVENHKQSFNETDEPRDLMDVYLKMLRSNREVPESFSQEQLLAVCLDMFIAGSETTTKTLGFAFLHLVRQRETQLKVQRELDDVVGRNRLPTLEDRVNLPYCEAVVLEALRMFMANTFGIPHRALRDTKLCGYDIPKDTMLVGMFRGMMLNDWESPTLFKPERFLKDGKIVIPPNFHPFGVGRHRCMGEMMGKANLFLFITTLFQSFDFLVPEGDPIPSDEPIDGATPSVRQYTALIVPR; this is encoded by the exons TTTTCGTGGTATTTCTATATCTGGATTGCATCAAACCACCAAATTTCCCACCGGGCCCAAAATGGTACCCAATCATCGGAAGCGCTTTAGAGATAGCGCGTACCCGACAGAAAACAGGAATGCTGTGCAAAGCTATAAAGCTGATTGCTTCAAACTACGATCACAAGGGAGTGATTGGTTTTAAAGTTGGCAAAGACAAGACTGTTATGGCTATCTCTGGCGATTCGTTGCGTGAAATGATGAACAATGAGGATCTCGACGGAAGGCCGACTGGAATATTCTATGAAACGCGTACCTGGGGTCTGCGTAGAGGTGTTTTACTGACCGACGAAGAGTTTTGGCAGGAACAAAGGCGCTTCATAGTCCGCCACCTGAAGGAGTTTGGATTTGCCAGGAAGGGAATGGCCGAAATCATTGGAAATGAAGCCGAATTCGTGAAAAACGATTTCAATGCGATGGTGAAAGCTggaaacggttcggcacttgTACGAATGCAAAGCGTTTTTTCGGTGTATATCCTGAACACACTATGGTTGATGATGGCTGGAATTCGATATACCAAAGAAAATAAAGATTTGAAATATCTCCAATCGCTACTACATGAATTGTTCGCCAATATTGATATGATGGGTGCACTATTTAGTCATTTTCCGTTCATGCGATTTTTCGCACCGAAACTTTCTGGTTACAAGCAATTTGTTGATATACACAATCTTATGCACAAGTTTATTGGAGCGGAAGTGGAGAATCACAAACAATCTTTCAATGAGACTGACGAGCCACGTGATTTGATGGATGTCTATTTGAAAATGCTGCGATCTAATCGAGAAGTTCCAGAAAGCTTTTCGCAAGAGCAACTGTTAGCAGTTTGTTTAGATATGTTCATCGCCGGCTCGGAAACCACTACAAAAACATTAGGATTCGCATTCCTGCATCTGGTGAGGCAACGTGAGACGCAACTTAAAGTACAAAGGGAATTAGATGACGTCGTAGGACGAAATCGCCTTCCAACGTTAGAGGATAGAGTGAA cttGCCATACTGTGAAGCAGTCGTGCTTGAAGCCCTGCGTATGTTCATGGCGAATACCTTTGGTATTCCCCATCGAGCCCTGCGAGATACAAAGCTATGCGGATACGATATTCCAAAA GATACAATGCTAGTTGGAATGTTTCGCGGTATGATGTTGAATGACTGGGAATCACCAACACTCTTCAAACCGGAGCGGTTTTTGAAGGATGGTAAAATTGTCATTCCTCCCAACTTCCATCCGTTTGGCGTTGGTAGACATCGCTGTATGGGCGAGATGATGGGCAAGGCCAACCTTTTCCTCTTCATTACAACTCTCTTCCAATCCTTTGATTTCTTAGTGCCAGAAGGGGATCCTATTCCGTCCGATGAGCCGATTGATGGAGCTACGCCAAGTGTTAGGCAGTACACAGCATTGATTGTTCCTCGATAA
- the LOC134215990 gene encoding probable cytochrome P450 303a1 isoform X2 produces the protein MVPSGRPYSKVFVVFLYLDCIKPPNFPPGPKWYPIIGSALEIARTRQKTGMLCKAIKLIASNYDHKGVIGFKVGKDKTVMAISGDSLREMMNNEDLDGRPTGIFYETRTWGLRRGVLLTDEEFWQEQRRFIVRHLKEFGFARKGMAEIIGNEAEFVKNDFNAMVKAGNGSALVRMQSVFSVYILNTLWLMMAGIRYTKENKDLKYLQSLLHELFANIDMMGALFSHFPFMRFFAPKLSGYKQFVDIHNLMHKFIGAEVENHKQSFNETDEPRDLMDVYLKMLRSNREVPESFSQEQLLAVCLDMFIAGSETTTKTLGFAFLHLVRQRETQLKVQRELDDVVGRNRLPTLEDRVNLPYCEAVVLEALRMFMANTFGIPHRALRDTKLCGYDIPKDTMLVGMFRGMMLNDWESPTLFKPERFLKDGKIVIPPNFHPFGVGRHRCMGEMMGKANLFLFITTLFQSFDFLVPEGDPIPSDEPIDGATPSVRQYTALIVPR, from the exons TTTTCGTGGTATTTCTATATCTGGATTGCATCAAACCACCAAATTTCCCACCGGGCCCAAAATGGTACCCAATCATCGGAAGCGCTTTAGAGATAGCGCGTACCCGACAGAAAACAGGAATGCTGTGCAAAGCTATAAAGCTGATTGCTTCAAACTACGATCACAAGGGAGTGATTGGTTTTAAAGTTGGCAAAGACAAGACTGTTATGGCTATCTCTGGCGATTCGTTGCGTGAAATGATGAACAATGAGGATCTCGACGGAAGGCCGACTGGAATATTCTATGAAACGCGTACCTGGGGTCTGCGTAGAGGTGTTTTACTGACCGACGAAGAGTTTTGGCAGGAACAAAGGCGCTTCATAGTCCGCCACCTGAAGGAGTTTGGATTTGCCAGGAAGGGAATGGCCGAAATCATTGGAAATGAAGCCGAATTCGTGAAAAACGATTTCAATGCGATGGTGAAAGCTggaaacggttcggcacttgTACGAATGCAAAGCGTTTTTTCGGTGTATATCCTGAACACACTATGGTTGATGATGGCTGGAATTCGATATACCAAAGAAAATAAAGATTTGAAATATCTCCAATCGCTACTACATGAATTGTTCGCCAATATTGATATGATGGGTGCACTATTTAGTCATTTTCCGTTCATGCGATTTTTCGCACCGAAACTTTCTGGTTACAAGCAATTTGTTGATATACACAATCTTATGCACAAGTTTATTGGAGCGGAAGTGGAGAATCACAAACAATCTTTCAATGAGACTGACGAGCCACGTGATTTGATGGATGTCTATTTGAAAATGCTGCGATCTAATCGAGAAGTTCCAGAAAGCTTTTCGCAAGAGCAACTGTTAGCAGTTTGTTTAGATATGTTCATCGCCGGCTCGGAAACCACTACAAAAACATTAGGATTCGCATTCCTGCATCTGGTGAGGCAACGTGAGACGCAACTTAAAGTACAAAGGGAATTAGATGACGTCGTAGGACGAAATCGCCTTCCAACGTTAGAGGATAGAGTGAA cttGCCATACTGTGAAGCAGTCGTGCTTGAAGCCCTGCGTATGTTCATGGCGAATACCTTTGGTATTCCCCATCGAGCCCTGCGAGATACAAAGCTATGCGGATACGATATTCCAAAA GATACAATGCTAGTTGGAATGTTTCGCGGTATGATGTTGAATGACTGGGAATCACCAACACTCTTCAAACCGGAGCGGTTTTTGAAGGATGGTAAAATTGTCATTCCTCCCAACTTCCATCCGTTTGGCGTTGGTAGACATCGCTGTATGGGCGAGATGATGGGCAAGGCCAACCTTTTCCTCTTCATTACAACTCTCTTCCAATCCTTTGATTTCTTAGTGCCAGAAGGGGATCCTATTCCGTCCGATGAGCCGATTGATGGAGCTACGCCAAGTGTTAGGCAGTACACAGCATTGATTGTTCCTCGATAA